In a single window of the Limnochorda sp. L945t genome:
- a CDS encoding xylulokinase, with amino-acid sequence MSAGPFILTIDVGTTACKAVMFDATGRPVGQGEQEYPTYHPRPLWAEQDPEDWWQACIAAVRRALAHMERAGAYRGEVPPDVAAIGLSSQRETVALVDFDGRPLARAISWMDRRGAAQVQALARRLGAQRIHRHTGMVPDATFTLAKLLWMREHEPELLRRAAYLLQPRDLVVHRLTGRFVTDPSLASRTMMWDSLAGRWWGAAFDEAGIDPGRFPPVVASHERAGNLTPEAAQALGLRAGVPVVTGGGDRCLEALGVALGPGEAMESTGTTSNVSTVVPEAVGRGGRVPGLLYTVHVLPGHWLVEQGLNATGAILRWLRELAFGEERRRLEREGKDVYDAMSEEAGEVPPGADGLFLLPYFMGARAPRWQPQARGAAIGLTLEHTRAHLVRAAMESVALELRACRQVLESAGIDVSRIVAMGGGARSPLWLQIKAAAVERPVIVPRLGLAASLGAMVLAGWGVGLWRDPLEAARAFNPPEREVAVNPSLSAAYRTLAERYERLVQVMMPVYSELWDPEQG; translated from the coding sequence ATGAGCGCCGGCCCGTTCATCTTGACCATCGACGTCGGCACCACCGCATGCAAGGCGGTGATGTTCGACGCCACGGGGCGGCCGGTGGGCCAGGGGGAGCAAGAGTACCCCACTTACCATCCCCGGCCCCTGTGGGCCGAGCAGGACCCCGAGGACTGGTGGCAGGCGTGCATAGCCGCGGTGCGCCGCGCGCTCGCGCACATGGAGCGAGCGGGGGCGTACCGGGGCGAGGTGCCGCCGGACGTGGCGGCTATCGGGCTCAGCTCGCAGCGGGAGACGGTCGCCCTCGTCGACTTCGACGGCCGGCCCCTGGCCAGGGCGATCTCGTGGATGGACAGGCGGGGAGCGGCCCAGGTCCAGGCGCTGGCCCGGAGGCTCGGCGCGCAAAGGATTCACCGGCACACGGGCATGGTGCCGGACGCGACCTTCACGCTGGCCAAGCTCCTGTGGATGCGGGAGCACGAGCCCGAGCTCTTGCGCCGCGCCGCCTACCTGCTCCAACCGAGGGACCTGGTCGTCCACCGGCTGACCGGCCGGTTCGTCACGGACCCGTCGCTCGCCTCGCGCACCATGATGTGGGACTCCCTGGCAGGGCGGTGGTGGGGGGCTGCGTTCGACGAGGCCGGCATCGACCCCGGGCGGTTTCCCCCCGTGGTGGCCTCTCACGAGCGAGCCGGGAACCTGACCCCGGAGGCTGCCCAGGCGCTGGGGCTGCGAGCCGGCGTGCCCGTGGTGACGGGGGGCGGCGACCGGTGCCTGGAGGCCCTGGGCGTGGCGCTCGGGCCGGGAGAGGCGATGGAATCCACCGGCACGACGTCCAACGTGTCGACGGTGGTGCCGGAGGCGGTAGGCCGGGGGGGACGCGTCCCCGGCCTCCTGTACACGGTGCACGTGCTGCCCGGCCACTGGCTGGTCGAGCAGGGGCTCAACGCCACGGGCGCCATCCTGCGGTGGCTCCGGGAGCTCGCGTTCGGGGAGGAGCGACGGAGGCTGGAGCGGGAAGGGAAGGACGTTTACGACGCGATGAGCGAGGAGGCCGGAGAGGTCCCGCCCGGAGCCGACGGTCTCTTCCTGCTCCCGTACTTCATGGGGGCTCGTGCGCCGCGCTGGCAACCTCAGGCGAGGGGAGCCGCCATCGGGCTCACCCTCGAGCACACCCGCGCTCACCTGGTCCGGGCAGCCATGGAGAGCGTCGCGCTGGAGCTGAGGGCGTGCCGGCAGGTGCTCGAGAGCGCCGGCATTGACGTGAGCCGCATCGTGGCCATGGGAGGCGGGGCCCGGAGCCCGTTGTGGCTGCAGATCAAGGCGGCCGCGGTCGAGCGGCCCGTGATCGTGCCGCGGCTCGGCCTGGCCGCGTCCCTCGGGGCCATGGTCCTGGCCGGGTGGGGCGTCGGGCTGTGGCGCGATCCCCTGGAGGCGGCGCGGGCGTTCAACCCGCCGGAGCGGGAGGTGGCGGTGAATCCGTCGCTGTCGGCCGCTTACCGTACGCTTGCGGAGCGCTACGAACGGCTCGTGCAGGTCATGATGCCGGTTTACTCCGAATTGTGGGATCCGGAGCAGGGCTGA
- a CDS encoding Cgl0159 family (beta/alpha)8-fold protein, producing the protein MRPVALESNLVTVVHWMAYPGPGSTRSTSRGEAPAHYMLSTVEHLTAQEYIGGIELTQIKDPALRRRIGALCAERGKKVYYGAQPVQLVNEERWIPPSDISSPNEVARRQAVDRLLRCVDEAYELGAVSLSLLSGRDPGPSPGNQRRQEATEALVRSLGEIAGYARRRAEALGRAPIMIVLESFDRRPEPGFRNMLIGPSVEALAVARVVRAHLGHTNFGLLYDLSHMPLIQQADGSPETPDAVRLLAPFLVHVHIGSAVLDPADPLYGDSHPRLDHPKSAVREEELAAFLAALVDIGYQGPVGFEVVPRPGELSEAVLESTRAIYEVARHRIDVNYTPGTFYWHTRRFLTDQLWALLAESRVRQAQRIEEAARSRRRPAAIAPEDGKLLVLAADHPARRVTAAGSDPVALGDRWEYLGRVLRVLTSPMVDGVMATPDVVDELLLVDYLLKERGHEGLLDGRVVIGSMNRSGLAGVEYEMEDRVTAFTPEAIHARGLDAGKVLLRIDPGAHSRYSIQTMSYVAQALNGLRRFALPGFVEVLPVRRVEGRYQVVLEPDEMIRAVGVAAGLGEASDRVWLKIPYVPEFWRAARATTLPILLLGGEAHDSPVPVLEDFERGMAEGPNVRGAMVGRNVLYPGRDDPRAVAEGVSLIIHRQASAVQAVRHIAAARGADEGFLVERLLR; encoded by the coding sequence GTGAGACCGGTGGCTTTGGAGTCCAACCTTGTGACCGTCGTGCACTGGATGGCGTACCCGGGGCCGGGGAGCACCCGTTCGACGAGCCGCGGAGAGGCCCCGGCCCACTACATGCTGTCGACCGTCGAGCATCTGACGGCCCAGGAGTACATCGGCGGGATCGAGCTGACCCAGATCAAGGACCCGGCCCTGCGCCGCCGGATCGGGGCCTTGTGCGCCGAACGGGGCAAGAAGGTATACTACGGCGCTCAGCCCGTCCAGCTCGTCAACGAGGAGCGCTGGATCCCTCCGAGCGACATCTCGAGCCCCAACGAGGTGGCACGGCGCCAGGCGGTCGATCGGCTGCTGCGGTGCGTGGACGAGGCGTACGAGCTGGGGGCGGTCTCTTTGAGCCTGCTGAGCGGGCGGGACCCCGGGCCCTCTCCCGGCAACCAGCGCCGGCAAGAGGCCACCGAGGCGCTGGTGCGCTCGCTGGGGGAGATTGCCGGGTATGCGCGCCGGCGCGCCGAGGCGCTGGGCAGGGCGCCCATCATGATCGTGCTGGAGTCGTTCGACCGGCGGCCGGAGCCGGGCTTCCGCAACATGCTCATCGGCCCGTCGGTCGAGGCCCTGGCCGTGGCGCGGGTGGTGCGGGCCCACCTGGGCCACACCAACTTCGGGCTCTTGTACGACCTCTCCCACATGCCCCTCATCCAACAGGCGGACGGCTCGCCGGAGACCCCCGACGCCGTGCGCCTGCTGGCGCCCTTCCTGGTGCACGTGCACATCGGCAGCGCGGTGCTCGACCCGGCCGACCCCCTTTACGGCGACAGCCACCCTCGGCTCGATCACCCGAAGAGCGCCGTGAGGGAGGAGGAACTGGCTGCTTTCCTGGCCGCGCTGGTCGACATCGGGTACCAGGGGCCCGTGGGGTTCGAGGTCGTGCCGAGGCCCGGAGAGCTGTCGGAGGCCGTGCTCGAGAGCACCCGGGCCATCTACGAGGTGGCCCGCCACCGCATCGACGTCAATTACACGCCCGGCACGTTCTACTGGCACACGCGGCGCTTCCTGACCGACCAGCTCTGGGCCCTGCTCGCCGAGAGCCGGGTCCGCCAGGCGCAGCGGATCGAGGAGGCGGCCCGATCGAGGCGGCGACCCGCGGCCATCGCCCCTGAGGACGGCAAGCTTCTGGTGCTCGCCGCCGATCATCCGGCGCGGCGGGTCACGGCCGCAGGAAGCGACCCCGTCGCTCTGGGTGATCGGTGGGAGTACCTGGGACGGGTGCTGAGGGTGCTCACCAGCCCCATGGTGGACGGCGTGATGGCCACTCCGGACGTCGTGGACGAACTCTTGCTCGTCGACTACCTCTTGAAGGAGCGCGGGCACGAGGGGCTCCTGGACGGGCGGGTCGTCATCGGCTCGATGAACCGCTCGGGCCTGGCGGGCGTGGAGTACGAGATGGAAGACCGCGTGACGGCCTTCACCCCGGAGGCGATCCACGCCCGGGGGCTCGACGCCGGCAAGGTGCTGCTGCGGATCGACCCCGGGGCGCACTCGCGCTACTCGATCCAGACGATGTCCTACGTGGCGCAGGCCCTCAACGGCCTGCGGCGCTTCGCCCTGCCGGGCTTCGTGGAGGTCCTGCCGGTCCGCCGGGTCGAGGGCCGCTACCAGGTCGTGCTGGAGCCCGATGAGATGATCCGGGCCGTCGGGGTGGCGGCGGGCCTGGGCGAGGCGAGCGACCGTGTGTGGCTCAAGATCCCCTACGTGCCTGAGTTCTGGAGGGCGGCGAGGGCCACCACGCTGCCCATCTTGTTGCTGGGCGGCGAGGCCCACGACAGCCCGGTGCCCGTGCTCGAGGACTTCGAGCGGGGGATGGCCGAGGGGCCCAACGTGCGCGGCGCCATGGTCGGGCGCAACGTGCTGTACCCGGGCAGGGACGACCCGCGAGCCGTCGCCGAAGGGGTCAGCCTCATCATCCACCGGCAGGCGAGCGCCGTCCAGGCGGTGCGCCACATCGCAGCCGCACGCGGGGCAGACGAGGGCTTTCTCGTCGAGCGGTTGTTGCGGTAA
- a CDS encoding PIG-L family deacetylase, whose amino-acid sequence MAKTQGEVLEAFAPASERGGPVDVLAIGAHPDDIELGAGGLLILARRKGLSTGGIVLTRGDAGRFGTEEQRRKEAAEAARVLELSHFEQLDHPDAALAATRQAAVQLALRLRKLRPRLILAPHPEDRHFDHQAASRLADEAAFLADRATFDPETAPLSRPALWWFGLDPATLHRPHLVVDITPVWAQKEAALRAHASQAPIVAGAELYARVYGAMIGVMFGEGFIPARPAAIQPDLSLL is encoded by the coding sequence ATGGCCAAGACCCAAGGCGAGGTGCTGGAAGCCTTCGCCCCGGCTTCCGAACGGGGAGGCCCCGTCGACGTGCTCGCCATCGGGGCCCACCCGGACGACATCGAGCTGGGCGCGGGAGGGCTCTTGATCCTGGCGCGGCGCAAGGGCCTTTCCACCGGCGGGATCGTCCTGACGCGGGGCGACGCGGGCCGCTTCGGCACCGAAGAGCAACGCCGCAAGGAAGCCGCCGAGGCGGCGCGCGTCCTCGAGCTCTCCCACTTCGAACAGCTCGACCACCCCGACGCAGCCCTGGCCGCCACCCGCCAGGCCGCGGTCCAGCTCGCCCTGCGGCTGCGCAAGCTGCGGCCCCGGCTCATCCTGGCGCCGCATCCCGAGGACCGCCACTTCGACCACCAGGCCGCCTCACGGCTGGCCGACGAGGCCGCCTTCCTCGCCGATCGGGCCACCTTCGACCCGGAGACGGCTCCGCTGTCGAGGCCTGCTCTCTGGTGGTTCGGGCTCGACCCGGCGACCCTGCACCGCCCCCACCTGGTGGTAGACATCACCCCGGTCTGGGCGCAGAAAGAGGCCGCCCTCCGGGCGCACGCAAGCCAGGCGCCCATCGTGGCCGGCGCGGAGCTCTACGCCCGGGTCTACGGCGCCATGATCGGCGTGATGTTCGGCGAGGGGTTCATCCCGGCGCGGCCGGCGGCGATACAGCCCGACCTCTCTTTGTTGTGA
- a CDS encoding glucosidase family protein, whose translation MIRPLSEPGRAPVLEGDGPEEVALTLSNRAFTMTLDCWGHVRSLRLVNHGMVIRPGRLRWYFAPASGQGRRSATPSLTGKAWRLWPGMLQASLLLEPGDVSLEVEAGADREAPLVWLRWRLHGPQASGAAHERQDADCPALVVRIAPRRDEELARAVVLRMFGPARYVPEAMEAVRRHAEEAAAALRTQAVAVQAGARSWLLDGVWLHASLECSGLQVADRGEGDGARWTCLPGSPSSGGMEAALALWVEKAVPTVRQALLARASTAPPKPLPARPGPPSFESGDALLDTLFAFSLDAAVSNFKADPLGGFEGLTAGVHYETPARTYFRDGYWTSQALLPFHPDLVRAQVVALAGGVHDDGSCPSAVLFPNPVLAAALEAAHRFVPGFSALHRPPRDFWSGHHDSPSFFLLLLYDYLAWTGDGAVLWEPVPGSPREAGSRHTVLGSAVRAARYLLEADVHDEGLARKPYDTLDWADNVFRSGWVTYDEALRAAALGRAGAILARLARWGDPPREEGLEELATSSARLALARRLEEAHRRARLAINEKLWLADRGYYAEYVEPPAGGGTAPSVPEPHLAIDTLTVLLWDLAPVDRARRVLDQTEILLESRRNHRQPCGDWGVMCCFPPYRDRRRLTGKTRFPYRYHNGAEWPYWSAVLALLRMRYGTGDWRYPLVRCWEVGLANGRAAPVEYHSPPYAPGSPNQAWSSMPAAAMVRGGFGIEPDLDGRFTVRRPPWGPSRLKGVRIHGQRYDFDL comes from the coding sequence ATGATCCGGCCCCTCTCCGAGCCGGGTAGGGCTCCTGTGCTCGAAGGCGACGGCCCGGAGGAGGTAGCGCTCACCCTTTCCAACCGGGCCTTCACGATGACCCTCGATTGCTGGGGGCACGTGCGGAGCCTCAGGCTCGTCAATCACGGCATGGTGATACGCCCGGGCCGGTTGCGGTGGTACTTCGCCCCGGCCAGCGGTCAAGGCCGCCGTTCGGCCACCCCCTCGCTCACCGGAAAAGCATGGCGCTTGTGGCCGGGCATGCTCCAGGCCTCGCTCTTGCTGGAGCCGGGAGATGTATCCCTGGAGGTGGAGGCCGGCGCCGACCGGGAGGCGCCGCTGGTCTGGTTGCGCTGGCGCCTGCACGGGCCCCAAGCTTCCGGTGCGGCCCATGAACGGCAGGATGCCGATTGCCCGGCTCTGGTCGTCCGGATCGCTCCCCGTCGGGACGAAGAGCTCGCTCGCGCCGTCGTGCTGCGCATGTTCGGGCCGGCCCGCTACGTGCCGGAGGCAATGGAGGCCGTGCGCCGCCACGCCGAGGAGGCTGCGGCGGCCCTGCGGACGCAGGCCGTCGCCGTGCAGGCAGGCGCACGGTCGTGGTTGCTGGACGGCGTGTGGTTGCACGCCTCGCTGGAGTGTTCAGGGCTTCAGGTCGCGGATCGCGGTGAGGGCGATGGCGCACGCTGGACGTGTCTCCCGGGCTCGCCGTCCTCCGGCGGCATGGAGGCGGCGCTTGCGCTTTGGGTGGAGAAGGCCGTGCCGACGGTCCGTCAGGCCCTTCTCGCTCGGGCGTCGACGGCCCCGCCGAAACCCCTTCCCGCTCGACCCGGCCCCCCATCTTTCGAAAGCGGCGACGCCCTGCTCGATACACTGTTCGCCTTCTCCCTGGACGCGGCCGTCTCCAACTTCAAGGCCGACCCTCTGGGCGGCTTCGAGGGCCTGACGGCGGGCGTACACTACGAGACCCCGGCCCGGACCTATTTCCGGGACGGCTACTGGACGTCCCAGGCGCTCTTACCGTTTCACCCGGACCTCGTGCGCGCCCAGGTCGTCGCTCTGGCCGGGGGCGTCCACGACGACGGCTCGTGCCCCAGCGCGGTACTCTTCCCCAACCCCGTGCTGGCCGCTGCGCTCGAGGCGGCGCACCGGTTCGTCCCCGGGTTTTCGGCGCTCCACCGGCCACCTCGCGACTTCTGGTCGGGCCACCACGACTCTCCGTCCTTCTTCCTGCTGTTGCTGTACGACTACCTGGCGTGGACGGGCGATGGCGCCGTGTTGTGGGAACCGGTCCCGGGGAGCCCCCGGGAGGCCGGATCGCGCCACACCGTCCTGGGAAGTGCCGTACGGGCGGCCCGCTACTTGCTCGAGGCAGACGTGCATGACGAAGGGCTCGCCCGCAAGCCGTACGATACCCTCGACTGGGCCGACAACGTCTTCCGCTCCGGGTGGGTGACGTATGACGAGGCCTTGCGGGCGGCGGCCCTGGGCCGTGCAGGGGCCATCCTGGCACGGCTCGCCCGCTGGGGGGATCCCCCTCGGGAGGAGGGTCTCGAGGAGCTCGCGACGAGCTCGGCCCGGCTGGCCCTGGCCCGGCGCCTCGAAGAGGCCCACCGCCGCGCCCGGCTCGCCATCAACGAGAAGCTGTGGTTAGCCGACAGGGGATACTATGCCGAGTACGTGGAACCACCCGCCGGCGGTGGCACGGCGCCCTCGGTGCCGGAGCCGCACCTGGCCATCGACACCCTCACGGTGCTGTTGTGGGACCTGGCCCCCGTGGACCGGGCTCGACGAGTCCTCGACCAAACGGAAATTCTCCTCGAGTCCCGTCGTAACCACCGCCAGCCTTGCGGTGACTGGGGCGTCATGTGCTGTTTTCCCCCTTATCGGGACCGCCGCCGGCTGACCGGCAAGACGCGCTTTCCCTACCGCTACCACAACGGGGCGGAGTGGCCGTACTGGAGCGCGGTACTGGCCCTGCTGCGCATGCGCTACGGCACCGGCGACTGGCGCTATCCGCTCGTGCGATGCTGGGAGGTGGGCCTGGCCAACGGCCGGGCGGCTCCCGTCGAGTACCACTCGCCACCGTATGCGCCGGGTTCGCCCAACCAGGCGTGGAGCAGTATGCCGGCTGCCGCCATGGTGCGGGGCGGGTTCGGCATCGAACCCGATCTCGACGGCCGGTTCACGGTGCGGAGGCCCCCCTGGGGCCCGAGCCGCTTGAAGGGAGTGCGCATCCACGGGCAGCGCTACGACTTCGACCTCTGA
- a CDS encoding LacI family DNA-binding transcriptional regulator: protein MEGRPTIADVARAAGVSIATVSAVLNGRPGRIPDATRGRVLRAAEMLHYRPNPFARSLKTKRSYTLALVATDISNPFYPGLAKGIEQAALSQGYQLIICNTFGSLEREQDHLLRLRDRQVDGIMLASSITRHDARYPVDLLKDVKTVLLNRTIENVKAPVIRMDNIGAGKDVGRYLVSLGYRSIAYIGGPADRPASADRLRGLREALDEAGVPLPDGWVRFGDWEREEEGYRHARSVFGAPGPRPRAVFAGNDILAMGVIRAVKEMGLRVPEDVAVVGFDDRDIAAFSDPRLTTVRYPSVEMGYHAARILLDWIERPEVEPPPVVTLGCQLIVRGSCGGQAVQRGRTA, encoded by the coding sequence ATGGAAGGCCGTCCGACCATCGCCGACGTGGCCAGGGCGGCGGGCGTCTCCATCGCGACGGTGTCCGCCGTGCTTAACGGCCGTCCCGGGCGCATCCCGGACGCCACCAGGGGCAGAGTGCTCCGGGCCGCGGAGATGCTGCACTACCGGCCCAACCCCTTTGCCCGGAGCCTCAAGACCAAACGCAGCTACACGCTGGCCCTCGTCGCTACCGATATCAGCAACCCTTTTTACCCGGGCCTCGCCAAAGGGATCGAGCAGGCCGCTCTTTCCCAGGGCTACCAGCTGATCATCTGCAACACGTTCGGCTCGCTCGAGCGCGAGCAGGACCACCTGCTGCGGCTGAGGGATCGGCAGGTCGACGGGATCATGCTCGCGTCGTCGATCACACGCCACGACGCCCGTTACCCCGTGGATCTCCTGAAGGACGTGAAGACCGTGCTGCTCAACCGCACCATCGAGAACGTGAAGGCGCCCGTCATCCGTATGGACAACATCGGAGCGGGCAAGGACGTGGGGCGCTACCTGGTCTCCCTGGGCTATCGCTCCATTGCTTACATCGGCGGCCCCGCGGATCGCCCGGCGTCTGCCGACCGCCTCCGTGGATTGCGAGAGGCTCTCGACGAGGCCGGCGTCCCATTGCCCGACGGCTGGGTGCGCTTTGGGGACTGGGAGCGGGAGGAAGAAGGCTACCGGCATGCCCGCTCCGTCTTCGGAGCGCCGGGCCCCCGTCCTCGGGCGGTCTTTGCCGGCAACGACATTCTGGCGATGGGGGTCATCCGGGCCGTGAAAGAGATGGGCCTGCGCGTGCCGGAGGACGTGGCGGTCGTAGGGTTCGACGACCGTGACATCGCGGCCTTCAGCGATCCCCGGCTGACGACGGTGCGCTATCCCTCCGTCGAGATGGGCTACCACGCCGCCCGCATCCTGCTCGACTGGATCGAGCGGCCGGAGGTGGAGCCTCCCCCGGTGGTCACGCTGGGCTGCCAGCTCATCGTGCGGGGCTCCTGCGGCGGGCAGGCCGTCCAAAGGGGCCGGACGGCATGA
- a CDS encoding carbohydrate ABC transporter permease, giving the protein MFGPVLWVVVSSFKVPSELYRVPATFLPEQWVFSNYTDALRQFPFVRYLANSVFVTLAATAVTLAINSMAAFALSKYRFPGRDFLFLFMLSTLMVPLQVIMIPIYLVVARLGMIDTLWGIVIPPAATPTGVFLLRQYMLTIPDELLDAARIDGAGEWRIYRQIMLPLTRPALAVLAIFSIMWRWNDYLWPLIVISSDRNFTLQLGLARFQGQLVTDWNYVLAMTVLSILPITLVFAFLQRYLVSGIATTGLKG; this is encoded by the coding sequence ATGTTCGGGCCGGTCTTGTGGGTGGTCGTCTCCTCGTTCAAGGTGCCCTCGGAGCTTTACCGGGTCCCCGCCACGTTCTTGCCGGAGCAATGGGTCTTCTCCAATTACACGGACGCTCTCCGGCAGTTTCCCTTCGTGCGCTACCTGGCCAACAGCGTCTTCGTCACCCTGGCAGCGACGGCCGTCACGCTGGCCATTAACTCGATGGCCGCGTTTGCGCTGAGCAAGTACCGCTTCCCGGGCCGGGACTTTCTTTTCCTGTTCATGCTGAGCACGCTCATGGTCCCGCTCCAGGTCATCATGATCCCCATCTACCTGGTCGTGGCACGCCTCGGCATGATCGATACCTTGTGGGGCATCGTCATCCCGCCGGCCGCCACGCCGACGGGCGTCTTCTTGCTCCGCCAGTACATGCTGACGATCCCCGACGAGCTCCTCGACGCCGCCCGCATCGACGGCGCCGGCGAGTGGCGCATCTACCGGCAGATCATGCTGCCCCTGACCCGCCCCGCTTTGGCCGTGCTCGCCATCTTCTCCATCATGTGGCGCTGGAACGACTATCTCTGGCCCCTCATCGTCATCAGCTCCGACCGCAACTTCACGCTGCAGTTGGGCCTGGCGCGCTTCCAGGGGCAGCTGGTCACCGATTGGAACTACGTGCTGGCAATGACGGTGCTCAGCATCCTTCCGATCACGCTGGTCTTCGCGTTCTTGCAGCGCTACCTGGTAAGCGGGATTGCCACCACGGGACTCAAGGGGTGA
- a CDS encoding carbohydrate ABC transporter permease: MASGSKLRARLAPYLFVAPNVLFFTTFVAVPAVYGFWLSLFTTSPYRPTRFVGLGNFEALAHDDLFWRAVRNTVTFVVGDVALVVALAVAIGMLLNRSVRGRGFFRSAFFYPVLLSPVVVAIAWQWILNNRFGALNNALRWLGMRPVPWLLDASWAMTWVILVHTWATVGFFALIVLAGLQSIPPVLYEAASVDGATPLRRARHITLPLLAPSVLTVLILSLIHAFEIFDYVYVMTGGGPGFATLMMVQYIYRAGFELDQFGLAAAGSLVLFVIILALTALQFVMGRLVEAV, from the coding sequence TTGGCGTCGGGCAGCAAGCTGCGCGCTCGCCTGGCCCCGTACCTGTTCGTAGCGCCCAACGTGCTTTTCTTCACCACGTTCGTGGCGGTGCCGGCGGTGTACGGGTTCTGGCTCAGCCTCTTCACCACGTCGCCATATCGGCCGACCCGGTTCGTGGGGCTGGGAAACTTCGAGGCGTTGGCCCATGACGACCTCTTCTGGAGAGCCGTCCGCAATACCGTCACTTTCGTCGTCGGGGACGTGGCGCTGGTCGTGGCCCTGGCGGTCGCGATAGGGATGCTGCTCAACCGATCGGTGCGGGGCCGGGGGTTTTTCCGGAGCGCGTTCTTCTACCCGGTGCTCCTCTCCCCCGTCGTGGTGGCCATCGCGTGGCAGTGGATCCTCAACAACCGCTTCGGCGCGCTCAACAACGCGTTGCGGTGGCTCGGGATGCGGCCTGTCCCGTGGTTGCTCGATGCCTCCTGGGCCATGACCTGGGTCATTCTCGTCCACACGTGGGCCACCGTGGGGTTTTTCGCCCTCATCGTGCTGGCAGGGCTGCAGTCGATCCCGCCCGTGCTCTACGAGGCGGCATCCGTGGACGGCGCCACTCCCTTGCGGCGGGCCCGGCACATCACCCTCCCCTTGCTGGCCCCTTCGGTGCTCACCGTGCTCATCCTGAGCCTCATCCATGCTTTCGAGATCTTCGACTACGTTTACGTGATGACCGGCGGCGGCCCCGGATTTGCCACGCTCATGATGGTCCAATACATCTACCGGGCCGGCTTCGAGCTCGACCAGTTCGGGCTGGCGGCCGCCGGGTCGCTGGTGTTGTTCGTGATCATCCTGGCCTTGACCGCGCTCCAGTTCGTCATGGGCCGGCTCGTCGAGGCGGTGTAA
- a CDS encoding ABC transporter substrate-binding protein, which yields MRRVVTLAVTLALLAAGIGVPAAAAPAPTPLRFVWFTDGPDLAAIQKLVAQFNAANPDVRVELSVLPYAQLNQLLLTQAAAGNAPDLARVSEPGRFFQYLLDMRPYLSDRAFRSAFIPSALKAVEGDHGELYGIPHDFTLNGPFVNVTLFKKAGIALPADRCVSWETWGKLAAQVRDATGVPFAMAVDRSGHRLDGFIQSFGGSFFTPDGKGLRITSPETRKGVEAFVRMHQEGIMPLEVWAGGGQGYAAANQYFINGQLPFYLSGNWQVAQFHDNIGDKFEWKAVFNGCEKQYGGMPGGKFIVAFAQTKAPAKVVRLIEFLGSKEAMRQFARESLFLPTRNDLIKEGIEYPYASDVMNTFLKGIPLLPETSYENYNMYFGPVANEVRDRVTQAILGEISVDEALRLAEAKSREIMGIK from the coding sequence ATGAGGCGTGTCGTGACGCTGGCAGTGACACTGGCACTCCTGGCCGCCGGGATCGGCGTACCGGCCGCAGCGGCGCCTGCACCCACGCCGCTCCGGTTCGTCTGGTTCACCGACGGTCCGGATCTGGCGGCGATCCAGAAGCTCGTCGCCCAGTTCAACGCCGCCAACCCGGACGTGCGTGTCGAGTTGTCGGTACTGCCGTACGCCCAGCTCAACCAGCTCCTGCTGACCCAGGCCGCGGCCGGCAACGCGCCGGACCTGGCGCGCGTTTCGGAGCCGGGTCGGTTCTTCCAGTACCTGCTCGACATGCGCCCCTACCTTTCGGACCGGGCCTTCCGCTCGGCGTTCATCCCGTCGGCGTTGAAAGCGGTGGAGGGCGATCATGGGGAGTTGTACGGCATTCCCCATGACTTTACCCTCAACGGTCCTTTCGTCAATGTCACCCTTTTCAAGAAGGCCGGCATCGCCCTGCCGGCGGACCGCTGCGTGAGCTGGGAGACGTGGGGCAAGCTGGCGGCGCAGGTGCGCGACGCGACCGGCGTGCCGTTCGCGATGGCCGTCGACCGGAGCGGCCACCGGCTGGACGGGTTCATCCAGTCTTTCGGCGGCAGCTTCTTCACGCCAGACGGCAAGGGCCTGCGCATCACCAGCCCGGAGACCCGCAAAGGCGTCGAGGCCTTCGTACGGATGCACCAGGAGGGGATCATGCCCCTCGAGGTGTGGGCCGGCGGCGGCCAGGGGTATGCCGCGGCCAACCAGTATTTCATCAACGGCCAGTTGCCGTTTTACCTCTCGGGCAACTGGCAGGTCGCCCAGTTCCACGACAACATCGGCGACAAGTTCGAGTGGAAGGCCGTCTTCAACGGCTGCGAGAAGCAATACGGAGGGATGCCGGGCGGCAAGTTCATCGTGGCCTTCGCGCAGACGAAGGCGCCGGCCAAGGTGGTCCGCCTGATCGAGTTCCTCGGGAGCAAGGAAGCCATGCGGCAGTTCGCCAGGGAGAGCCTCTTCCTGCCGACCCGCAACGACCTCATCAAGGAGGGGATCGAGTATCCCTACGCCAGCGACGTCATGAACACGTTCTTGAAGGGCATCCCGCTCTTGCCCGAGACCTCGTACGAAAACTACAACATGTACTTCGGCCCGGTCGCCAACGAGGTACGCGACAGGGTCACCCAGGCCATCCTGGGCGAAATCTCGGTGGACGAGGCGCTCCGGCTGGCCGAGGCCAAGTCCCGGGAGATCATGGGCATCAAGTGA